One window from the genome of Bubalus kerabau isolate K-KA32 ecotype Philippines breed swamp buffalo chromosome 17, PCC_UOA_SB_1v2, whole genome shotgun sequence encodes:
- the NR1H2 gene encoding oxysterols receptor LXR-beta, which yields MSTPTTNSVDTPLAGNGPSTPSSSPGGKEDGPEPCPGGADPDVPSADGADSASVVVILDTAEEPERKRKKGPAPKMLGDELCQVCGDTASGFHYNVLSCEGCKGFFRRSVIRGGAGRYACRGGGTCQMDAFMRRKCQQCRLRKCKEAGMREQCVLSKEQIRKKKIRKQQQQQQSSPTGPGVSSSSPASGPGASPGGSDGGGQGSGEGEGVQLTAAQELMIQQLVAAQLQCNKRSFSDQPKVTPWPLGADPQSRDARQQRFAHFTELAIISVQEIVDFAKQVPGFLQLGREDQIALLKASTIEIMLLETARRYNHETECITFLKDFTYSKDDFHRAGLQVEFINPIFEFSRAMRRLGLDDAEYALLIAINIFSADRPNVQEPSRVEALQQPYVDALLSYTRIKRPQDQLRFPRMLMKLVSLRTLSSVHSEQVFALRLQDKKLPPLLSEIWDVHE from the exons ATGTCCACCCCCACCACGAATTCCGTGGACACCCCCTTGGCTG GAAATGGCCCCAGCACCCCCTCTTCTTCACCTGGGGGAAAGGAGGATGGTCCTGAACCATGTCCTGGAGGGGCGGATCCTGATGTCCCAAGCGCTGATGGGGCCGACTCAGCCTCCGTTGTGG TCATCCTAGACACAGCAGAGGAGCCGGAGCGCAAGCGAAAGAAGGGCCCAGCTCCAAAGATGCTGGGCGATGAGCTGTGCCAAGTGTGCGGGGACACAGCCTCCGGCTTCCACTACAACGTGCTCAGCTGTGAAGGCTGCAAGGGCTTCTTCCGACGAAGTGTGATCCGAGGCGGGGCCGGGCGCTATGCCTGCCGGGGCGGTGGCACCTGCCAGATGGACGCGTTCATGCGGCGCAAGTGCCAGCAATGCCGGCTGCGGAAATGCAAGGAGGCAGGGATGCGGGAGCAGT GCGTCCTCTCCAAAGAACAGATCCGGAAGAAGAAGATtcggaagcagcagcagcagcagcagtcgtcGCCCACAGGGCCGGgagtcagcagcagcagcccagcctCTGGGCCTGGGGCCTCCCCTGGAGGGTCCGACGGGGGTGGCCAGGGCTCCGGAGAAGGTGAAGGTGTCCAGTTAACAGCCGCTCAGGAACTAATGATCCAGCAGTTGGTGGCGGCCCAGCTGCAGTGCAATAAACGTTCCTTCTCTGACCAGCCCAAAGTCACG CCCTGGCCCTTGGGTGCAGACCCGCAGTCCCGTGATGCTCGCCAGCAGCGTTTCGCCCACTTCACGGAGCTGGCCATCATCTCCGTGCAGGAGATCGTGGACTTCGCCAAGCAGGTGCCTGGCTTCCTGCAGCTGGGTCGTGAAGACCAGATCGCCCTCCTGAAGGCCTCTACCATCGAG ATCATGCTGCTGGAGACGGCCAGACGCTACAACCATGAGACTGAGTGCATCACCTTCCTAAAGGACTTTACCTACAGCAAGGATGACTTCCACCGCGCGG GCCTGCAGGTGGAATTCATCAACCCCATCTTCGAGTTCTCGCGGGCCATGAGGCGACTGGGCCTGGACGACGCCGAGTATGCCCTGCTCATTGCCATCAACATCTTCTCAGCCGACCGGCCCAACGTGCAGGAGCCCAGCCGGGTGGAGGCCCTGCAGCAGCCCTACGTGGACGCACTGTTGTCTTACACCCGCATCAAGAGGCCACAG GACCAGCTGCGCTTCCCCCGCATGCTGATGAAGCTTGTGAGCCTGCGCACGCTCAGCTCCGTGCACTCGGAGCAGGTCTTCGCCCTGCGGCTCCAGGACAAGAAGCTGCCACCTTTGCTGTCTGAGATCTGGGACGTGCACGAGTGA
- the POLD1 gene encoding DNA polymerase delta catalytic subunit, whose product MDGKRRPGPGPGVPPKRARGGLWDEDEAYRPSQFEEELALMEEMEAERRLQEQEEEELQSALEAADGQFSPTAIDARWLRPAPPPLDPQTEPLIFQQLEIDHYVAPARPLPGAPPPSQGSVPILRAFGVTDEGVSVCCHIHGFAPYFYTPAPPGFGPEHLSELQRELSAAISRDQRGGKELTGPAVLAVELCSRESMFGYHGHGPSPFLRITLALPRLMAPARRLLEQGIRLAGLGTPSFAPYEANVDFEIRFMVDTDIVGCNWLELPAGKYILRPEGKATLCQLEADVLWSDVISHPPEGEWQRIAPLRVLSFDIECAGRKGIFPEPERDPVIQICSLGLRWGEPEPFLRLALTLRPCAPILGAKVQSYEREEDLLQAWSTFIRIMDPDVITGYNIQNFDLPYLISRAQTLKVPGFPLLGRVIGLRSNIRDSSFQSRQTGRRDSKVVSMVGRVQMDMLQVLLREYKLRSYTLNAVSFHFLGEQKEDVQHSIITDLQNGNDQTRRRLAVYCLKDAFLPLRLLERLMVLVNAMEMARVTGVPLGYLLSRGQQVKVVSQLLRQAMRQGLLMPVVKTEGGEDYTGATVIEPLKGYYDVPIATLDFSSLYPSIMMAHNLCYTTLLRPGAAQKLGLTEDQFIKTPTGDEFVKASVRKGLLPQILENLLSARKRAKAELAKETDPLRRQVLDGRQLALKVSANSVYGFTGAQVGRLPCLEISQSVTGFGRQMIEKTKQLVETKYTVENGYSTSAKVVYGDTDSVMCRFGVSSVAEAMALGREAADWVSGHFPSPIRLEFEKVYFPYLLISKKRYAGLLFSSRPDAHDRMDCKGLEAVRRDNCPLVANLVTASLRRLLIDRDPSGAVAHAQDVISDLLCNRIDISQLVITKELTRAAADYAGKQAHVELAERMRKRDPGSAPSLGDRVPYVIISAAKGVAAYMKSEDPLFVLEHSLPIDTQYYLEQQLAKPLLRIFEPILGEGRAEAVLLRGDHTRCKTVLTGKVGGLLAFAKRRNCCIGCRTVLSHQGAVCKFCQPRESELYQKEVSHLSALEERFSRLWTQCQRCQGSLHEDVICTSRDCPIFYMRKKVRKDLEDQERLLRRFGPPGPEAW is encoded by the exons ATGGATGGTAAGCGGCGACCAGGCCCGGGGCCTGGGGTGCCCCCAAAGCGGGCCCGTGGGGGCCTCTGGGATGAGGATGAGGCGTACCGGCCCTCGCAGTTCGAGGAGGAGCTGGCGCTGATGGAGGAAATGGAAGCAGAGCGCAGGctgcaggagcaggaggaggaggagctgcagTCGGCCCTGGAGGCGGCGGACG GGCAATTCTCCCCAACGGCCATAGATGCCCGCTGGCTTCGGCCTGCCCCGCCCCCCTTGGACCCCCAGACGGAGCCTCTCATCTTCCAGCAGTTGGAGATCGACCATTACGTGG CCCCAGCGCGGCCCCTGCCTGGGGCGCCCCCGCCATCCCAAGGCTCGGTTCCCATCCTCCGCGCCTTCGGGGTCACCGATGAGGGGGTCTCCGTCTGCTGCCACATCCACGGCTTTGCACCCTACTTCTACACCCCAGCGCCCCCGG GTTTTGGACCTGAGCACCTGAGCGAGCTGCAGCGGGAGCTGAGTGCAGCCATCAGCCGGGACCAGCGCGGGGGCAAGGAGCTCACCGGGCCGGCAGTGCTGGCTGTGGAGCTGTGCTCCCGGGAGA GCATGTTCGGGTACCATGGGCACGGCCCCTCCCCGTTTCTGCGTATCACTCTGGCACTGCCCCGCCTCATGGCACCTGCCCGCCGCCTCCTGGAGCAGGGCATCCGCCTGGCCGGCCTCGGCACCCCCAGCTTTGCGCCCTACGAGGCCAACGTTGACTTTGAGATCCG GTTCATGGTGGACACAGACATCGTGGGCTGCAACTGGCTGGAGCTCCCAGCCGGGAAATACATCCTGAGGCCGGAGGGGAAG GCCACTCTGTGTCAGCTGGAGGCCGACGTGCTGTGGTCAGACGTGATCAGCCACCCGCCGGAAGGAGAGTGGCAGCGAATCGCCCCTCTGCGCGTGCTCAGCTTCGACATCGAGTGCGCTGGCCGCAAAG GCATCTTCCCCGAGCCCGAGCGGGACCCCGTGATCCAGATCTGCTCACTGGGCCTGCGCTGGGGCGAGCCGGAACCCTTCCTGCGCCTGGCGCTCACCCTGCGGCCCTGCGCCCCCATCCTGGGCGCCAAGGTGCAGAGCTACGAGCGGGAGGAGGACCTGCTCCAG GCCTGGTCGACCTTCATCCGCATCATGGATCCCGACGTGATCACCGGCTACAATATCCAGAACTTTGACCTTCCCTACCTCATCTCCCGGGCCCAGACCCTCAAG GTGCCAGGCTTCCCCTTGCTGGGCCGTGTGATTGGCCTCCGCTCCAACATCCGGGACTCGTCCTTCCAGTCCAGGCAGACTGGCCGGCGGGACAGCAAAGTGGTCAGCATGGTGGGCCGCGTGCAGATGGACATGCTGCAG GTGCTGCTGCGGGAGTACAAGCTCCGGTCCTACACGCTCAATGCCGTGAGCTTCCACTTCCTGGGCGAGCAGAAGGAGGACGTGCAGCACAGCATCATCACAGACCTGCAG AACGGTAACGACCAGACGCGCCGCCGCCTGGCCGTGTACTGCCTCAAGGACGCCTTCCTGCCGCTGCGGCTGCTGGAGCGGCTCATGGTGCTGGTGAACGCCATGGAGATGGCGCGCGTCACCGGCGTGCCCCTTGGCTACCTGCTCAGCCGCGGCCAGCAGGTCAAGGTCGTGTCCCAGCTGCTGCGACAG GCCATGCGCCAGGGGCTGCTGATGCCCGTGGTGAAGACGGAGGGCGGTGAGGACTATACTGGGGCCACGGTCATCGAGCCACTGAAAGG GTACTACGACGTCCCCATCGCCACCTTGGACTTCTCCTCACTGTACCCGTCCATCATGATGGCCCACAACCTGTGCTACACCACGCTCCTGCGGCCCGGGGCCGCCCAGAAACTAGG CCTGACCGAGGATCAGTTCATCAAGACGCCCACGGGGGACGAGTTTGTGAAGGCATCGGTGCGGAAGGGGCTGCTCCCCCAGATCCTGGAAAACCTGCTCAGCGCCCGGAAGAG ggccaaggccGAGCTGGCCAAGGAGACAGACCCCCTACGGCGGCAAGTGTTGGATGGGCGCCAGCTGGCGCTGAAAGTGAGTGCTAACTCTGTGTACGGCTTCACTGGCGCCCAGGTGGGCAGGCTCCCGTGCCTGGAAATCTCACAG AGTGTCACCGGGTTCGGGCGCCAGATGATTGAGAAGACAAAGCAGCTCGTGGAGACCAAGTACACGGTGGAAAACGGCTACAGCACCAGCGCCAAG GTGGTGTATGGTGACACAGACTCGGTCATGTGCCGCTTTGGCGTCTCCTCCGTGGCTGAGGCGATGGCTTTGGGACGGGAGGCTGCAGACTGGGTGTCCGGCCACTTCCCCTCGCCCATCCGGCTAGAGTTTGAGAAA GTCTACTTCCCCTACCTGCTCATCAGCAAGAAGCGTTACGCAGGCCTGCTCTTCTCCTCCCGGCCCGACGCccacgaccgcatggactgcaagGGCCTGGAGGCCGTGCGCAGGGACAACTGCCCCCTGGTGGCCAACCTCGTCACCGCCTCGCTGCGCCGCCTGCTCATCGACCG AGACCCCTCGGGTGCCGTGGCTCATGCACAGGACGTCATCTCCGATCTGCTGTGTAATCGCATTGACATCTCGCAGCTGGTCATTACCAAGGAGCTGACTCGCGCTGCCGCCGATTACGCGGGCAAGCAGGCCCACGTGGAGCTGGCCGAGAG GATGAGGAAGCGGGACCCCGGGAGCGCGCCCAGCCTGGGCGACCGCGTCCCCTACGTGATCATCAGCGCTGCCAAGGGCGTGGCCGCCTACATGAAGTCCGAG GACCCCCTGTTCGTACTGGAGCACAGCCTGCCCATCGACACGCAGTACTACCTGGAGCAGCAGCTCGCCAAGCCGCTCCTGCGCATCTTCGAGCCCATCCTGGGCGAGGGCCGTGCCGAGGCTGTGCTGCTGC GCGGGGACCACACTCGCTGCAAGACTGTGCTCACGGGCAAGGTGGGCGGCCTCCTGGCCTTCGCCAAACGCCGGAACTGCTGCATCGGCTGCCGCACTGTCCTCAGCCACCAGG GAGCCGTGTGCAAGTTCTGCCAGCCCCGGGAGTCAGAGCTGTACCAGAAGGAG GTGTCCCACCTGAGTGCCCTGGAGGAGCGCTTCTCACGCCTGTGGACGCAGTGCCAGCGCTGCCAGGGCAGCCTGCACGAGGACGTCATCTGCACCAG CCGGGACTGTCCCATCTTCTACATGCGCAAGAAGGTGCGGAAGGACCTGGAGGACCAGGAGCGGCTGCTGCGGCGCTTCGGGCCCCCCGGCCCAGAGGCTTGGTGA
- the SPIB gene encoding transcription factor Spi-B codes for MGSSTIWTAASTPATPTQRGRLTLGPPAYAPYPSPVLSEEEDLLLDSPALEVSDSESDEVLVAGPEGRGSEAGARKKLRLYQFLLGLLTRGDMRECVWWVEPGAGVFQFSSKHKELLARRWGQQKGNRKRMTYQKLARALRNYAKTGEIRKVKRKLTYQFDSALLPAARRA; via the exons ATGGGGTCTTCTACGATCTGGACAGCTGCAAGCACTCCAGCTACCCCGACTCAGAGGGGGCGCCTG ACCCTGGGCCCCCCGGCGTACGCCCCCTACCCCAGCCCTGTGCTCTCAGAGGAGGAGGACCTCCTGTTGGACAGTCCCGCCCTGGAGGTCTCAGACAGCGAGTCGGATGAGGTCCTCGTGGCTGGCCCGGAAGGCAGGGGATCCGAGGCAG GGGCCCGCAAGAAGCTGCGCCTGTACCAGTTCCTGCTGGGGCTGCTGACGCGCGGAGACATGCGCGAGTGCGTGTGGTGGGTGGAGCCGGGCGCCGGTGTCTTCCAATTCTCCTCGAAGCACAAGGAGCTCCTGGCGCGCCGCTGGGGCCAGCAGAAGGGCAACCGCAAGCGCATGACCTACCAGAAGCTGGCGCGCGCCCTGCGCAACTACGCCAAGACCGGCGAGATCCGCAAGGTCAAGCGCAAGCTCACCTACCAGTTTGACAGTGCGCTGCTGCCCGCCGCCCGCCGGGCCTGA